ACACTATCCACCATCTGCCTGTCCACGTCTGCTCTGTATGACACGCACGGCTCTCCACAGAGCTCCGGCAGGTGCTCGGGACTTTCTGAGCTGCCGAGGTTCCACTTGGTGACACCTAGAGTGTCCCAGTCTATAGGGCTGTCCGTAGGGGGCGCCGGCGGGCTCGGTGGGCTCGGTACGCACACAGGCACGTGGGTGTCGGGTTCTGTATGCTCTGAGGGGCCGAGGGCTTGGCCACCGTCCAGCTGGGGCACGCTTGAGGTGATGTCAGGCTTCCATACGTCTGGGACAGGCAGCGAGGCAGCATAAAGAATGCGGAACTCCCGGTCAAACGCCTGCAGCACCGGGCCGCGCACGACGGTGATGAGTTGGCGGTGCAGGTGAGCATCAGTCCAGGTGAGACTGGAGAACCAAGAACAGAGAATCATAGTGTCAGGGCCAGCATGCGTTTTAACCTTTCACCTTAATGACCTTTCAGCTTAATGACCTTTCACCTTAATGACCTTTCATCTTATTGACCTTTCATTTAATCCCACCTGTAGCTGCCCAGGACCAAGGTCTTCAGGTCCACCAGGATGAAGTTCTCCTTAAGATCTCCAACCACCATCCTCCCATCCCGAGACAGGAAGACTTTCCCACCCGCTACACGGAGTTTTATGTTCTAGGAAAAGTGGACACAACAGGATACTGAACATCAAGCACAAGCAGGTTTAGATAAAACTATGGCTTTCTTTTAATAACTCACAAGCACTTCTCATTTCCAGAGACTGAGGATATTAGTAGTTCTAAGTTATTCATTCTCAAGTGTTCATTAGAGAATTTCTTCTAAGCTATGACCGTGCAAACCAGGTCAACACATTGTCTTGTGCTTATCCTGAACGCTGCAATGAACGCGACACAACCAGTTAGCCTTGTAGTTTGTTgaaattcttttcttttattcgtTGTGAGACAAAGAATGCTCGTCACACTTGTGTGGAAGTTACACCTGGCAGCAGGACTATCTGCGTAGGTGCGCCAGGTGTTTAGGTTACTCCTGAAACAGCCTGTGAAGTGTTTTAATGGCATGAAGAACAAAAGCAGGAACCCTTATGAGTTCCTGTTACAGCAGCCCAGCTGGGGAGGCACAGCGCTGATGTGTTAATGCACCTGTCAGTAGCATCAGTGAGCTGAATGTTTAATAAGAGGAAATCCAATAGTTAAAACAACCAGAATACTGGGTTTAGGCTGAAAAAGAGATTACAAATACTTGAAGTTCCTGCCTACTTTCGCAGTGTACGTTGTTTACAATGAACAAATCTTATAAAAATGACACAGTCCTGACTGGCTGGTGGGTGACTAACCTGGTGCCTGAGTGCATCCGTGTTGAAGCTCTCTTGGGCAGATCTTCGGTTCAGGATAATGTAGACAGGAACACCTCGTGAAGCAGCGCAGAGAAGATCTTTGATCACCATGATGTCCGTAAGTCTGTCCGTTACTATAGCGATCAGCTACTCCATCCAAACATAAAGAGTACTGTCAGGGCCCACAGGAGAGACCTGAGAAACCTCCCAGTTAATCTACGTAGAGTAGCCACTGCTGACACGGTTAGTAGCACCACCAGGCCTCTGCGATGGTAAGTTGTACTTACCGTGTTGGCACCCTGCAACAGCCTCCTAACCACCTCCCGTACGTGGGGCATCTGCTCGGCAGGGGGGTTGGTGTAGACGGCTGTGTGAGGAGTCCTCTCCCAGACGGGCTCCTCGGGCCAGCCCAGCTCCAGGTCCGGCGCCGGCGCGTCCGAGTGGAGGGGGAAGTACTGCACGGAGAGGGGCCGCGTGGCCGAGCTGCTCTCCTCCGTGCCGGCGCCGCCCTCCTGGTGAACCTCACTACTGCGGTAATCCTCCGCCCAGCTGGACACCTGCTTCACCTCCTGGGGCGAGAGGAAGGAGCTGAGGTGGCCCTCACACAGCCGTGCGTAAAAGGCCCCGGGGCCGCCGCTCAGGAGACGCTCCAGggcctgcctctctgcctcgcAGTGCACGAGCTCTGGGCTGGACTCGGTCAGCGGGACAAAGACCACATCCTCGTCGAGACTCTGCACCTGAGATCTGGAGATCACGACCGGAGCGTGGACACGCAGGCGGGACAAAGGCGATGTGTCGGTGATG
The Electrophorus electricus isolate fEleEle1 chromosome 20, fEleEle1.pri, whole genome shotgun sequence genome window above contains:
- the fam83e gene encoding protein FAM83C; the encoded protein is MEHITDTSPLSRLRVHAPVVISRSQVQSLDEDVVFVPLTESSPELVHCEAERQALERLLSGGPGAFYARLCEGHLSSFLSPQEVKQVSSWAEDYRSSEVHQEGGAGTEESSSATRPLSVQYFPLHSDAPAPDLELGWPEEPVWERTPHTAVYTNPPAEQMPHVREVVRRLLQGANTLIAIVTDRLTDIMVIKDLLCAASRGVPVYIILNRRSAQESFNTDALRHQNIKLRVAGGKVFLSRDGRMVVGDLKENFILVDLKTLVLGSYSLTWTDAHLHRQLITVVRGPVLQAFDREFRILYAASLPVPDVWKPDITSSVPQLDGGQALGPSEHTEPDTHVPVCVPSPPSPPAPPTDSPIDWDTLGVTKWNLGSSESPEHLPELCGEPCVSYRADVDRQMVDSVEVGGRGTLGRRDGAKNVGKPETALHKHLIAGAQPEWEERKTMFRHRDLRIGKLREDLGLYSHTLRRHSLLRKDAGLGDNTVSQEVFPWRHSLLRKDAGLGDNTVSQEVFPWRHSPLRKDAGLGDDTLSQEAFPWRHSLLRKDAGLGDNTVSQEAFPWRHSLLRKDAGLGDNTVSQEAFPWRHSLLRKDAGLGDNTVSQEAFPQHGYIMALSLSLCVCLCSQKPPDDGLRTLSDILKRTGTRESSNSLKTNKTTLSKSMLDLRDQRDDPSQMAKPACADLVFPLTPAVALIKKRTDDIKAGLMRSPRTVIARSSSFGLQRAPWRPPSRALNEDR